The sequence ACGGATCGTTAAAGGATGTCGAACTGCCGCGTAGCCTAGCATCCGCCAGCCGCTGGTCCGGCGCGAGTGTGCGCAGAATCGCGGTCGACCGCGGCGTGTCGACCCCGGACACGCACTCTCGGCACATGAGGCCCGCCGTTAGCCTGAGCGGGTGAACCTCGACCCCAACCAGGCGCCGCTGCGCGAAGCCTGCGACACCGGCCTGCTCGCCGGCGTGGTGACACTTGTCTGGCAGCGCGGCTCGGTGCTGCAGGTCAACGAGATCGGCCATCGCGATGTCGGCGCCGGCCTGCCGATGACCCGCGACACGGTGTTCCGGATCGCCTCCATGACCAAGCCGGTCACCATCGCCGCCGCGATGACCCTGGTCGACGAAGGCCGGCTGCGGCTCACCGACCCGATCGCGCACTGGCTGCCGGAGTTCGCCGCACCGCGGGTGCTCCTCGACGCAGCCGGATCACTGGAGGCCACCACCGCGGCGCGGCGGGCGCTCACGGTCGACGATCTGATGACGCACCGCTGTGGCATCGGCTACGGCTTTTCCGTACCCGGTCCGATCGCGCGGGAGTACCAGCGGCTGCCCTTCGGCCGTGGGCCCGACGCCTGGCTGACCGCGCTGGCGGCGCTTCCCCTGGTGGACCAGCCCGGTGAGCGAGTCACCTACGGCCACGGCACCGACGTGCTGGGCGTGCTGCTGTCGCGGATCGAGGGCAAGCCGCTGCCACAGGTGCTCGAGGAACGGATCCTTGGCCCCCTGGGGATGACCGACACCGGTTTCTGTGTCACTCCGCAGGCACGCGGGCGCAGCGCCACCATGTATCGCGTCGACGGAGACACCCTGCGCGACGATGCGATGGGGCCCGTGCCGATCGCGATGCCCGCGTTTCCCAACGCCGGGGGCGGCTTGATGTCCACCGCCGACGACTACCTGGCGTTCGCCCGGATGTTGCTGGCCGACGGCATGTTCGACGGCACCCGGGTGCTCTCAGCCGAGTCGGCCCGAGCAATGCGCACCGATCAGCTCACCGACGACCAGAAGCGGCACCCGTTCCTGGGAGCCCCGTTCTGGATGGGACGCGGGTTCGGGCTCAACCTGTCGGTGGTGACGGACCCGGCGAAGTCCCAGCCGCTGTTCGGGCCGGGCGGTGCGGGCGCGTTCGGCTGGCCGGGAGCCTACGGGACCTGGTGGCAGGCCGATCCGGCCGCAGACCTGATCCTGATCTATCTGGTGCAGAACTCCCCGACGCTGTCCACCGACATGGCCGTCGCGGTTGCCGGCAATACCTCGATCGCCAAACTGCGGGTCGCGCAGCCGAAGTTCGTCCGCCGGACCTACGCGGCCCTGGGCTTGTGAGTCTGGGCCGACGGCAAACCCGTTGAGCCTCAGGCGTGCATCGAGTGTGCGGTTTGGTAGGCCAGAACGCGATTTCGCCGACCAAACCGCACACTCGGCACGTTTCTGCGCTAGCGGCTCTCCCCCGCGAGGCTCTTCCCGGCCAGGCGCGCCCTCTCAAGGGCGGCCTCGCGCATCTGTTCGCGCTCCTCGGCGGTCCAGCGCGTGGTCGGCTCGAACACCAGGGTCTGCACCGTGTAGCCCAACATGGTGAATACGTACTCCAGGTAGGGCCGCTGGAAGTCCTGCAGGTCGTGACGGGTGCCGTCGTAGGCGCTGGAACGGGTCAAGATGAGCTGCACCGGTTTGCCGTCGCCCAACGTGCCCACGTGTTCCCCGCGTTCGTTGACCGTGAAGCTGGCCATCGGTTGCACGATGACGTCGATCCAGGCCTTCAACGCATGCGGCACATGCCAATTCCACATCGGCGACGACACCACCAGCCGGTCGAATGAGCGCACCCGCTCAATCTCGGCCAGCACTTTCGACCAGATCTGCTTCTGCTCCGGTGTCCGGCGTTCGCCGTAGAGCGGCGCGAACTTGGCGAAGGCGGCATCCCGCCCGAAGATCACCATCTCATCGGTCCACACCGAGAACCGTTCGACGTCGCCGACCGCGGCCACGGGCGCGGCCTGCAGGAACGCCTCGGCCAGCGCCGACGACAGCGAATGTTCTCCCTTCGGGCTCGCCTGGACCCACAGGGTTTTCATGGCGGCCATTAGATCATCGAGATCGGCGAGATCTTGACGCCGACTTCCAGTGCCCCGGACAGTTCGCGTGCGGTGTCGTAGTCGTAAACGACATGCCCGCAGATGATGTCGACGTCACGCTTGGCGCGCTGCATCGGGTTGGTCAGGAAGTGCACGCTGGCGCCGGAGGCTTCGAGCAGATCGGCGATCACGGCGCGGGATTCGTGCACGATGTGAGCGGCCGCCGCCCGGGCGTCGGCACGCATGGAGCGGCTGATCCGTTCACGTGCGTCCACCGCATCCTGGATCCCGCTGACGGTGTTGTCGAACAACCCGTGCAGGGCACGCAGCCTGACCCGCGCATCACCGAGCCGGATCTGCGCGGCAGGCTGATTCTTCTGCGCGGCACCGGAATACGCCATAACCCGCTCCCCCAGGCGCTTCGCGAACAGATCGGCCACCCGTTCGGCCGCGCCGAGGGCGGGCATCGCGGCGACCAGCGCCAGCGCCGGAACCATCGGCCACCGATAGGCCGAGGAGTCGTGCAGCGCGGCGCCCGGCGCCGTTCCCGAGTAGATGTCGACCACCGTGACCAGGCGGTGCTGCGGCACCCAGGCATCGCTGATCACCACGTCGTTGGATCCGGTCGCCCGCATCCCGGCGGTGTGCCAGACATCCTCGACGACGATGTCGCTTGCCGGCAGTAGAGCCAGCGCCGGGTAGGGAGCGTCGTCGGGCCCGCAGATCGCTCCGACCATGATCCAGTCGGCATCCATCACCCCGGTGGCCCAGGACCACCGCCCGGAAAGCCGGATCCCGTCGCCGTCGGGCACACCGCGGCCGGTGGGGGCCAGCGGCGCCGGGCACAGCACCGGCCCGTCGGCGAACACCTCGTCCTGGGCCTGCTCGCCGAAGAGCGCCAGCATCCAGTTGTGCAGCGTGTAGAACGCCAGCGTCCAGGCGCTCGATGCGCAGCCGTGCGCCATCCGGCGAACCGGGTCGAAGATCTGCGGGAAGTCGGCCTGTTGGCCGCCGTAGCGCGCGGGCAGCAGCAGGCCGGCCAGCCCGGACTTGCGATAGTCGCTGATGGTGTCGGCCGGAAGCCGGCGCAGTTCTTCGGCTTCCGCGGCACGTTCGGCCAGGCCGGCGATGAATTCCTCCGTCACACGCGAGTCCGCAGCGGTCGTCATGTCCGGACCGTACCATACCTTTTGGTATGGAAGTCAGTGCCGAAGCATCACGTCCAGGAACTGCTCCCGCCAGCCCACCGCACGCGGGCTCGGCCGCGAACCGGACAGGTGCAGGATCCCGATCCCGGTGGCGAACGTGGCGTTGGCCCGCATTTCTGCCTCGTCCGCGTCGAAACCGTCGTCGAGAAAGACCTGCCGGACCGCCTTGAGCACCCGCAGATCCGAGCTGCGCACCGCCGCGGCAACGTTGTCCTCCGAGCGCGCCCACTCCCGCATCGCCCGTTCGAGCATCCAATGGGCGGGCCCGACCAGCGAGGTCATCATGCGGGACAACCGCTCCCGGGGTGGTAGCGCGGCCAGCGCATCGAAGTCGTCGCGGTCGGAGTCACGCGCAGCCGCCCAGGTGTCGGTCAGGGCTTGCCGGTAGGTCTTCATATCGGCGAAGTGCCAGTAGAAGCTGCCTTTGGTGACCCCGAGCCGCTTGCAGAGCCGGTCGATGGTCAGCGCCTTGACCCCGTCCTCGGCCAGAATCCGGAAGCCGGCCTGCACCCAGTCCTGCACGGACAGCCGGGGATTGCCACCCGGCCCGCCAACAGCGTCGGACGTGGCCATGGCCAGTCAGCGTACTGACCTGGCCGCTTCCTGCAAGGCCCGCCGCGCGTAGGCGCGCACGTCGGCGTCGTTGTCCTTGACCGCGATCCGCAGCGCATCGCGGGCAGCGACGTCGGATTCGGCCCAGCGGGTCAGCCCCAGCACCGCGGCTTTGCGCACGTCGAGATGCGGGTCCTCGAGCGCGACCGTCAGCAGCGGCACCGCCGCCTCGGCGTGCGCGCCGGCCAGGGCGCGGGCCGCCCCGACCCGCACCTGCCACGCCGACTCGCGCAGCGCCGGTGTGACGACGGCCAGGTCCTGCGGCCCACAGCCGATCTCACCGAGCGCGGCCAGTGCCGCCGCACGCACCAGCGGGTCGGAGTCGCCGATCAGGACCCGCACGGTATCGGCCCCGGCACGCAACGTCGCCAACGCGTTGGCCGCTGCGATGCGCACTTCGCGGTTGCCGTCGCCGGCGGCGACCGCCACCGTCGCGGCATCGTCGACCGAGACCAACGCACGCACCGCCTCGATGCGCACCCGGTGGTCGGGGTCGGCCAGTGCGGCCCGGTAGTCCGCCGGGTCTCCGCTACGGCGGCTGGACAGCAGGTACACCACGCAGGCCCGCACCACCGGGTCCGGCGAGTTCAGCCGCGGACCGGCCGCCGACGGGTCGGGTATCACCTCGACCAGTTCACGCACCCCGTCGGCGGCGGTCCGGCGTACCGCGGCGTCAGCGTCGGCGAGCGCGCCGAACAGCGCAGCGGCGTAGCCGTCGGGAGTGTGCTCACTCAACGCGGCGACCGCGGTCCGCCGCACCGGCGGATCGGAATCGGCGAGGAAGCCCGCCAGATCGGCCAGTGTCGGCTCCTCCAGCGCGACGACCGCCGCGATCCGGGGCGACGGCGGGTGCGCCGCGGCCGGTGCCGCAACCCGCGACCCCGCGGTCGTGGGGGCCTGGCCACCCAGCAGCGGCGGCTGCGACACCGCATGCACTGACTGGTCGGCCGGCGGCAGTCCGTCCAGTTCGGGGACGGCCACGAAGTAGGGGGCGACCGGCCGCTTGAGGAATTCCATTGCGCCGTCGGCACGTTTGCGCACGTTGAGGTGATAACCCCACTGCGCGTCGTCACGGCCGGGCAGGTCGGCGCGGTCGTGGTAGAGGCCCCAGCGTGACTCGGTGCGGGTCAGCGACGAGCGGGCCGCCAACTCCGCGCAGTCCCGGATGAAGGACACCTCGACCGCGCGCATCAGCTCGTGCGGACTGCGCGCACCCATCTCGGCGATCTCCCCGCGCATCCGCTCGAAGGTCTGCACCGCCAGCGACAGCTTGGCAGCCGTCTTGGGCGGCGCCACATAGTCGTTGACGAACCGGCGCAGCTTGTATTCCACCTGCGGCTGCGGTGGGCCGTCGGGGTGACGCAACGGGCGATAGATCAGCTCGTGTGCCTCGGCGAGCTGATCAGCCGGAAGCTCCTGCGGTGCCGTGATTTCGGCCAGCGTAGAGGCCGCGTGCGCACCGGCCAGATCGCCGAACACGAAGGCCCCGATCATGTAGTTGTGCGGCACGCAGGCCAGATCTCCGGCCGCGTACAGCCCGGGCACCGTGGTGCGGGCATGCTCGTCGACCCACACTCCCGATGCGGAATGCCCCGAGCACAAACCGATCTCGGAGATGTGCATCTCGATGTCGTGGGTGCGGTAATCATGGCCACGGTTGGCGTGGAAGGTGCCGCGGGTGGGCCGCTCGGTGGTGTGCAGGATGTTCTCCAGTGCCGACAGCGTCTCGTCCGGCAAGTGCGACACCTTGAGGTAAATCGGCCCGCGCGCGGAGTCGACCTCGGACTTGACCTCGGCCATCATCTGCCCGGACCAGTAGTCGGAGTCGACGAATCGCTCCCCCAGCGCGTTCACCTGATAGCCGCCGAACGGATTGGCCACGTAGGCGCAGGCCGGGCCGTTGTAGTCCTTGATCAGCGGGTTGACCTGGAAGCATTCGATGCCGGACAGCTCGGCGCCGGCGTGATAGGCCATCGAGTAGCCGTCGCCGGCATTGGTCGGGTTCTCATACGTGCCGTAGAGGTACCCCGAGGCGGGCAGCCCGAGTCGCCCGCACGGCCCAGTGGCCAGGATCACCGCCTTGGCGCCGACGGCCACGAATTCGCCGGTGCGGGTGTGCAATGCCGCGGCCCCCACCGCCCGGCCGTCCCGGGTGAGCACCCGCACCGGCATCAGCCGGTTTTCGATGCGGATCTTCTCGCGCATCGCGCGTTGCCGCAGCACCCGGTAAAGCGCCTTCTTGACGTCCTTGCCCTCGGGCATCGGCAGCACGTAGGACCCGGAGCGGTGCACGCGGCGCACCGCGTACTCGCCGTGCTCGTCCTTTTCGAACTTCACCCCGTAGCGTTCCAGCCGCTGCACCATGGCGAAGCCCCGGGTGGCGGTCTGATAAATGGTGCGCTGGTTGACGATTCCGTCGTTGGCACGGGTGATCTCGGCGACGTAGTCCTCGGGTTCGGCCTTGCCGGGGATCACCGCGTTGTTGACGCCGTCCATGCCCATCGCCAGCGCCCCGGAGTGCCGTACGTGAGCCTTCTCCAGCAGCAGCACCTGCGCGCCGTGTTCGGCGGCGGTGAGCGCAGCCATGGTGCCGGCGGTGCCCCCGCCGATCACCAGCACATCGCAGTCCAGCCGCAGCGGTGTCGCGACATCCGGCATCTGCAAGGACGTCTGCGTCAT is a genomic window of Mycolicibacter heraklionensis containing:
- a CDS encoding serine hydrolase domain-containing protein; amino-acid sequence: MNLDPNQAPLREACDTGLLAGVVTLVWQRGSVLQVNEIGHRDVGAGLPMTRDTVFRIASMTKPVTIAAAMTLVDEGRLRLTDPIAHWLPEFAAPRVLLDAAGSLEATTAARRALTVDDLMTHRCGIGYGFSVPGPIAREYQRLPFGRGPDAWLTALAALPLVDQPGERVTYGHGTDVLGVLLSRIEGKPLPQVLEERILGPLGMTDTGFCVTPQARGRSATMYRVDGDTLRDDAMGPVPIAMPAFPNAGGGLMSTADDYLAFARMLLADGMFDGTRVLSAESARAMRTDQLTDDQKRHPFLGAPFWMGRGFGLNLSVVTDPAKSQPLFGPGGAGAFGWPGAYGTWWQADPAADLILIYLVQNSPTLSTDMAVAVAGNTSIAKLRVAQPKFVRRTYAALGL
- a CDS encoding FMN-dependent NADH-azoreductase, whose product is MKTLWVQASPKGEHSLSSALAEAFLQAAPVAAVGDVERFSVWTDEMVIFGRDAAFAKFAPLYGERRTPEQKQIWSKVLAEIERVRSFDRLVVSSPMWNWHVPHALKAWIDVIVQPMASFTVNERGEHVGTLGDGKPVQLILTRSSAYDGTRHDLQDFQRPYLEYVFTMLGYTVQTLVFEPTTRWTAEEREQMREAALERARLAGKSLAGESR
- a CDS encoding acyl-CoA dehydrogenase family protein, which codes for MTTAADSRVTEEFIAGLAERAAEAEELRRLPADTISDYRKSGLAGLLLPARYGGQQADFPQIFDPVRRMAHGCASSAWTLAFYTLHNWMLALFGEQAQDEVFADGPVLCPAPLAPTGRGVPDGDGIRLSGRWSWATGVMDADWIMVGAICGPDDAPYPALALLPASDIVVEDVWHTAGMRATGSNDVVISDAWVPQHRLVTVVDIYSGTAPGAALHDSSAYRWPMVPALALVAAMPALGAAERVADLFAKRLGERVMAYSGAAQKNQPAAQIRLGDARVRLRALHGLFDNTVSGIQDAVDARERISRSMRADARAAAAHIVHESRAVIADLLEASGASVHFLTNPMQRAKRDVDIICGHVVYDYDTARELSGALEVGVKISPISMI
- a CDS encoding TetR/AcrR family transcriptional regulator, whose protein sequence is MATSDAVGGPGGNPRLSVQDWVQAGFRILAEDGVKALTIDRLCKRLGVTKGSFYWHFADMKTYRQALTDTWAAARDSDRDDFDALAALPPRERLSRMMTSLVGPAHWMLERAMREWARSEDNVAAAVRSSDLRVLKAVRQVFLDDGFDADEAEMRANATFATGIGILHLSGSRPSPRAVGWREQFLDVMLRH
- a CDS encoding fumarate reductase/succinate dehydrogenase flavoprotein subunit, yielding MTQTSLQMPDVATPLRLDCDVLVIGGGTAGTMAALTAAEHGAQVLLLEKAHVRHSGALAMGMDGVNNAVIPGKAEPEDYVAEITRANDGIVNQRTIYQTATRGFAMVQRLERYGVKFEKDEHGEYAVRRVHRSGSYVLPMPEGKDVKKALYRVLRQRAMREKIRIENRLMPVRVLTRDGRAVGAAALHTRTGEFVAVGAKAVILATGPCGRLGLPASGYLYGTYENPTNAGDGYSMAYHAGAELSGIECFQVNPLIKDYNGPACAYVANPFGGYQVNALGERFVDSDYWSGQMMAEVKSEVDSARGPIYLKVSHLPDETLSALENILHTTERPTRGTFHANRGHDYRTHDIEMHISEIGLCSGHSASGVWVDEHARTTVPGLYAAGDLACVPHNYMIGAFVFGDLAGAHAASTLAEITAPQELPADQLAEAHELIYRPLRHPDGPPQPQVEYKLRRFVNDYVAPPKTAAKLSLAVQTFERMRGEIAEMGARSPHELMRAVEVSFIRDCAELAARSSLTRTESRWGLYHDRADLPGRDDAQWGYHLNVRKRADGAMEFLKRPVAPYFVAVPELDGLPPADQSVHAVSQPPLLGGQAPTTAGSRVAAPAAAHPPSPRIAAVVALEEPTLADLAGFLADSDPPVRRTAVAALSEHTPDGYAAALFGALADADAAVRRTAADGVRELVEVIPDPSAAGPRLNSPDPVVRACVVYLLSSRRSGDPADYRAALADPDHRVRIEAVRALVSVDDAATVAVAAGDGNREVRIAAANALATLRAGADTVRVLIGDSDPLVRAAALAALGEIGCGPQDLAVVTPALRESAWQVRVGAARALAGAHAEAAVPLLTVALEDPHLDVRKAAVLGLTRWAESDVAARDALRIAVKDNDADVRAYARRALQEAARSVR